A single window of Vibrio alfacsensis DNA harbors:
- a CDS encoding DUF1107 domain-containing protein → MLREFAVYRPRQVARFVKTLFKGQFTIAGVGEFRFDNGKVLLPDIKNPKQLSVFREVNQAILSLPV, encoded by the coding sequence ATGCTTCGTGAGTTTGCAGTTTACCGTCCACGTCAAGTGGCACGTTTCGTTAAGACTTTATTCAAAGGTCAATTTACAATCGCAGGTGTAGGTGAGTTTCGTTTTGATAACGGAAAAGTACTGTTACCTGATATCAAAAACCCTAAACAACTGTCTGTTTTTAGAGAAGTAAACCAAGCGATTTTGTCGCTTCCAGTATAA
- the ppa gene encoding inorganic diphosphatase: MSLNNVPAGKSLPEDIYVVIEIPANADPIKYEVDKDTGAVFVDRFMSAPMFYPCNYGYVNDTLSLDGDPVDVLVPTPYPLMPGSVIRCRPVGVLKMTDESGEDAKVFAVPHSKISKEYEHIQDVGDIPELLKAQITQFFERYKELEAGKWVKVDGWADVEAAKAEIVESYERAQIK; this comes from the coding sequence ATGAGCTTAAACAACGTGCCAGCAGGTAAGTCGCTACCTGAAGATATCTATGTCGTTATCGAGATCCCTGCCAACGCAGACCCAATCAAATACGAAGTAGATAAAGACACTGGTGCTGTATTTGTCGACCGTTTCATGTCTGCACCTATGTTCTACCCATGTAACTATGGCTACGTGAACGATACACTTTCTCTTGATGGCGATCCGGTGGATGTTCTCGTCCCAACCCCTTACCCTCTGATGCCTGGCTCTGTCATTCGTTGCCGCCCTGTTGGCGTATTAAAGATGACGGATGAATCAGGAGAAGATGCGAAAGTCTTCGCTGTGCCGCATTCAAAAATCTCAAAAGAGTATGAGCACATCCAAGATGTGGGCGACATCCCTGAGTTACTCAAAGCCCAAATTACACAGTTTTTTGAACGTTACAAAGAGCTTGAAGCAGGTAAATGGGTGAAAGTGGATGGCTGGGCTGATGTCGAAGCGGCAAAAGCTGAAATCGTTGAATCTTACGAGCGCGCACAGATCAAATAG
- a CDS encoding gamma-glutamylcyclotransferase family protein — translation MQHLVFVYGTLRSGESNHHYLSTAQFLGHHQTEPQFALYDLGPYPALSVGQKSIQGEVYLINEETLIELDKLEDVPVEYHRETIVTPFGQAWIYLYQDAEQLSDEIASGDWCQRV, via the coding sequence ATGCAGCATTTAGTGTTTGTATATGGAACGTTGCGTAGTGGGGAAAGCAATCATCACTATTTGAGCACCGCTCAATTTCTTGGCCATCACCAAACCGAGCCTCAGTTTGCTTTGTATGATCTGGGGCCTTATCCGGCACTTTCTGTCGGACAAAAGTCAATTCAAGGGGAAGTGTATTTGATTAACGAGGAAACATTGATTGAGCTTGATAAGCTTGAGGATGTGCCTGTTGAATACCATCGTGAAACCATTGTGACGCCATTTGGACAAGCTTGGATTTATCTATACCAGGACGCGGAACAGTTGAGTGATGAGATCGCTTCTGGCGATTGGTGTCAACGAGTTTAA
- a CDS encoding translocation/assembly module TamB domain-containing protein, which produces MIKMMLKWSKWFSLGLLSLLLLVTIFIATVLFTHPGLKLALWGAEKALPQLKVESIQGSLFPRFELKGVSFVDESLNIDANVERLELAINFRCLTDPKVCVDELALEGVNFQMPELPPSDAPVEETPPLRSVSTPVPIFINNVSFNDIKLNILGNHIDWQAFSTALSMQGDRLVIAPTALKTINIALAPSEDTPKADTASKPKAESEPKDIVLPEVWIPLTVEAKRLDIHDFKLAGDTPVVVHHLGLEAKAGGDQVEVKTLELDMPEVEGQLSTQVTLSADYPIQAQIDALIKQEDVKGQKLSLSASGSVGDLSIEATLSDRVKAKIDGQVQPLKSELPFDIHLKEVAAQWPLRGKSDYQVEVPNLTAKGSLNGYAVNLETKASGKDMPDVDVTLNGKGTLEQIDLDRLVVKTLGGELSGKVMANWAAPINWQADLNLKNIQPGLQWQEAEGDISGSLSTSGSLTEQGGWQVNLPKLDIDGILRGYPLNIEGQLEASDKNGKGEDIQLNTQGLALSHGPNKLRAKGKIDKQIMMDVEVNFPDFSKSVPDLSGKMNGAVALRGSLKQPDINVDLALNQLDWQQQAKVESITLKGDVMPLPAPKADVSLIATNIAYDDVVIDRADLELSGDEKLHQLTLDVVSDIVSSSLEIEGTFKQKPEMIWDGALRRLTLSTPQGPWTLQKSTSVKVNIDKQITDVQAHCWLQANSKVCLTENISVGKSGEAKLAITNFDFDQIQQFLPQETKLQGSLNANAFAKWAPNIKPEVTLDVELPKGHVEQALEQPIKVGWDSVNLQAKLAEDKLNAKWLLDVTDNGDLSGQVELNDVSSDSPTIDGKVLLSTFNLDFLAPLIGEYSLFKASMNTDLTLSGDVMHPKVNGKFLIDQMKLQGEVTPIDINSGKVAINFTGHQANLDAGIMTPDGKLEINGDADWRDLENWNTKARVFAKELKVDMPPMVRIKVEPDMTIDVTPKLAKVTGNINLPWGRIFIDELPPSAVGVSRDTVILNQDMQPVDGEPALPFNVETDINIKIGDEFQLSAFGLKGELQGNLNVTQKDKGPFIVGEVNIVDGSYRSFGQDLVIEEGKIMMNGPADQPYVSIKAIRNPDNTQDDVTAGVRVTGPASDPTVEIFSDPAMPQANALSYLLRGQDIDAESGGNAMTTTLIGLSLAKSGKVVGEIGEAFGVQDLQLDTAGSGDDSQVTVSGYILPGLQVKYGVGIFSSLGEFTVRYRLMKDLYVEAVSGVDSAVDLLYQFEFD; this is translated from the coding sequence ATGATCAAAATGATGCTTAAGTGGAGCAAATGGTTCTCGCTAGGTTTACTGAGTCTATTGCTGCTAGTAACGATCTTTATTGCAACGGTATTGTTTACTCACCCAGGCCTAAAATTGGCATTGTGGGGAGCAGAAAAAGCGCTACCTCAACTGAAAGTCGAATCCATTCAAGGTTCATTATTTCCTCGTTTTGAGCTGAAAGGGGTTAGCTTTGTCGATGAGTCTTTAAACATTGATGCCAACGTTGAACGTTTAGAGTTAGCGATTAACTTTCGTTGTTTGACCGACCCTAAAGTGTGTGTGGATGAGCTTGCATTGGAGGGCGTGAATTTTCAAATGCCTGAATTGCCACCATCGGATGCGCCCGTTGAAGAGACGCCGCCATTACGTTCGGTGAGCACGCCAGTACCTATTTTCATCAACAACGTCAGTTTCAACGACATTAAACTGAACATTTTGGGCAATCATATTGATTGGCAAGCGTTTTCCACAGCGTTGTCGATGCAAGGCGATCGCTTGGTGATTGCGCCTACGGCATTAAAAACGATAAATATTGCGTTAGCACCGAGTGAAGACACGCCTAAAGCAGATACCGCTTCGAAACCCAAAGCAGAGTCGGAGCCAAAAGACATTGTATTGCCTGAAGTTTGGATTCCATTAACCGTCGAAGCCAAACGCTTAGACATTCATGACTTTAAACTTGCGGGTGATACACCAGTCGTTGTTCATCACCTAGGTCTTGAAGCGAAAGCGGGTGGTGACCAGGTTGAGGTAAAAACACTTGAACTTGATATGCCAGAAGTGGAAGGGCAGTTAAGCACTCAAGTGACGCTCTCTGCGGACTATCCAATACAGGCTCAGATCGATGCTTTGATTAAGCAAGAGGACGTAAAAGGTCAAAAACTATCGTTGTCTGCTTCGGGATCGGTTGGGGATTTGTCTATTGAAGCGACGTTGTCGGATCGGGTTAAAGCGAAGATCGATGGCCAAGTTCAGCCGCTTAAAAGTGAGCTGCCATTTGATATCCATCTAAAAGAGGTAGCAGCTCAGTGGCCATTAAGAGGTAAAAGTGATTATCAAGTCGAGGTTCCGAATCTTACAGCCAAAGGTTCGCTCAATGGCTATGCGGTGAACTTAGAAACTAAGGCCTCGGGTAAAGATATGCCTGATGTTGACGTCACGCTAAATGGTAAAGGCACGCTTGAGCAGATTGATTTAGACCGTTTGGTTGTAAAAACATTGGGTGGTGAGCTTTCAGGTAAGGTGATGGCAAATTGGGCTGCTCCAATCAACTGGCAAGCGGATTTGAACCTGAAGAACATTCAGCCAGGGTTACAATGGCAAGAAGCCGAGGGTGATATCAGTGGTAGCTTGTCGACATCGGGATCCCTCACTGAGCAAGGTGGGTGGCAAGTCAACCTACCTAAACTGGATATTGACGGTATTTTGCGTGGCTACCCTCTGAACATAGAGGGACAGTTAGAGGCGTCGGATAAAAATGGTAAAGGCGAGGATATCCAGCTTAACACCCAAGGGTTAGCGTTATCTCATGGCCCTAATAAATTGCGTGCGAAAGGAAAAATCGACAAACAGATCATGATGGATGTTGAGGTTAACTTCCCTGATTTTTCGAAAAGTGTGCCAGACCTTAGCGGTAAAATGAATGGTGCAGTGGCATTACGAGGAAGCTTAAAGCAGCCCGATATCAATGTCGATCTTGCGCTGAATCAACTCGATTGGCAGCAACAAGCGAAAGTGGAAAGCATTACCTTAAAAGGGGATGTGATGCCTTTGCCTGCGCCAAAAGCGGATGTCAGTTTGATCGCAACGAATATTGCTTATGATGACGTTGTGATTGATCGTGCTGATCTCGAACTTTCCGGAGATGAGAAGCTACATCAACTTACATTAGATGTGGTATCAGACATTGTTTCGAGCAGCCTTGAAATTGAGGGGACGTTTAAACAAAAACCAGAAATGATATGGGATGGTGCTTTGCGTCGTCTCACCTTAAGCACCCCTCAAGGCCCTTGGACGTTACAAAAATCGACATCCGTTAAAGTGAACATCGATAAGCAAATCACGGATGTACAAGCGCATTGTTGGTTGCAAGCAAACTCTAAAGTGTGTTTAACCGAAAACATCAGTGTGGGTAAGAGTGGCGAAGCGAAACTCGCCATTACGAACTTTGACTTTGACCAAATACAGCAATTCTTACCTCAAGAAACAAAACTACAAGGCTCGTTGAATGCTAATGCGTTTGCAAAATGGGCGCCAAACATCAAACCGGAAGTCACGTTAGATGTTGAATTGCCAAAAGGTCATGTAGAGCAAGCATTAGAACAGCCTATTAAGGTTGGTTGGGATAGCGTGAATCTACAAGCTAAACTTGCCGAAGATAAATTGAATGCGAAATGGCTTCTTGATGTGACCGACAACGGCGATCTCTCTGGCCAAGTTGAATTGAACGATGTGTCATCGGACAGCCCAACGATTGACGGTAAAGTGTTGCTATCGACGTTCAATTTAGACTTCCTCGCGCCGTTGATTGGTGAGTACAGCTTATTTAAAGCGAGTATGAATACGGATTTGACACTGTCTGGTGATGTGATGCATCCGAAAGTAAACGGTAAGTTCTTGATTGATCAGATGAAACTGCAAGGGGAAGTCACGCCGATTGATATCAACTCTGGCAAGGTGGCGATTAACTTTACTGGTCATCAAGCGAATTTAGATGCGGGCATTATGACGCCGGACGGTAAGCTTGAAATTAATGGTGATGCCGATTGGCGTGACCTTGAAAATTGGAATACAAAAGCACGCGTGTTTGCGAAAGAGCTTAAAGTGGATATGCCTCCAATGGTTCGTATCAAGGTGGAACCTGACATGACCATTGATGTGACGCCAAAATTGGCGAAAGTCACAGGCAATATCAACTTACCTTGGGGACGTATTTTCATTGATGAGTTGCCACCAAGTGCGGTGGGTGTTTCGCGAGATACGGTGATCTTAAATCAAGACATGCAACCGGTCGATGGCGAACCTGCATTGCCATTTAACGTTGAAACGGACATCAACATAAAAATTGGTGATGAGTTCCAGCTGTCAGCGTTTGGTTTAAAAGGTGAGCTGCAAGGTAACCTCAATGTGACGCAAAAAGACAAGGGACCATTTATTGTTGGTGAGGTGAATATCGTTGATGGTTCCTATCGCTCTTTTGGCCAAGACTTGGTGATTGAAGAGGGTAAGATCATGATGAATGGCCCTGCCGATCAGCCGTACGTCTCGATCAAAGCGATCCGTAACCCTGACAATACGCAAGATGATGTGACGGCAGGTGTACGTGTAACAGGCCCAGCAAGCGACCCAACGGTAGAAATTTTCTCAGATCCTGCCATGCCGCAAGCAAATGCACTATCTTATCTATTACGAGGTCAAGATATCGATGCGGAGTCGGGTGGCAATGCGATGACCACCACCTTGATTGGTTTGAGCCTTGCGAAGAGCGGTAAAGTGGTCGGTGAGATTGGTGAAGCCTTTGGAGTACAAGACTTGCAGTTAGATACGGCTGGCTCTGGTGATGACTCACAAGTGACGGTTAGTGGCTATATTCTTCCAGGCTTACAAGTGAAGTACGGCGTGGGGATCTTTAGCTCTCTGGGTGAATTTACCGTGCGTTATCGTCTGATGAAAGACTTGTATGTTGAAGCGGTGTCTGGCGTTGATAGCGCCGTGGACTTACTATATCAATTTGAGTTTGATTGA
- a CDS encoding YtfJ family protein, protein MKTKTLLSIFLAVAPSFALANNLTLGKTVPTAKVDAYGEIVLQGEGVAYQPWATDQMLGKVRVIHAIAGRSSSKAMNAPLMTALTEAKFPEDAYQTTTIINQDDSIWGTGSFVKSSAQESKQEFPWSSMVLDESGIIASSWALQEESSAIVVQDKTGKILFVKEGALSQDEINQVLGLIKQNI, encoded by the coding sequence ATGAAAACTAAGACTCTCCTCTCTATTTTCCTTGCTGTTGCTCCAAGTTTCGCTCTTGCTAATAACCTTACACTTGGTAAAACAGTGCCTACCGCGAAAGTTGATGCCTATGGTGAAATCGTACTTCAAGGTGAAGGTGTTGCTTATCAACCTTGGGCGACAGATCAAATGTTAGGAAAAGTTCGCGTCATTCATGCGATTGCTGGACGTAGTAGCTCAAAAGCAATGAATGCACCACTCATGACCGCGCTAACAGAAGCAAAGTTTCCAGAAGATGCTTATCAAACGACCACGATCATTAACCAAGACGACTCAATCTGGGGCACTGGCTCATTCGTTAAATCTTCCGCTCAAGAAAGTAAACAAGAATTCCCTTGGTCATCTATGGTGTTAGATGAAAGCGGTATAATTGCAAGCTCATGGGCATTACAAGAAGAGAGTTCTGCAATCGTCGTGCAGGATAAAACAGGCAAGATCCTATTTGTTAAAGAGGGTGCGCTTTCTCAAGATGAGATCAATCAAGTTCTCGGGTTGATCAAACAAAATATCTAA
- the msrA gene encoding peptide-methionine (S)-S-oxide reductase MsrA, translated as MLNKQTMISIEDALPGRETAMHIDDVHFVNQASLSAQPQAHQSQILFGMGCFWGAERLFWQLDGVVSTSVGYAGGYTPNPTYEEVCSGKTGHTEVVRVVFDERVISLDQLLAVFWEKHDPTQGMRQGNDLGTQYRSAIYTYSQEQQDIAALSKARYQQALQEDLQAAITTEIKPAGPYYFAETYHQQYLAKNPNGYCGIGGTGVCFPPNLQD; from the coding sequence ATGCTCAACAAACAGACAATGATCAGTATAGAAGATGCTCTGCCAGGACGAGAAACCGCTATGCACATTGATGATGTGCACTTTGTAAATCAAGCCAGTTTGAGCGCTCAACCTCAAGCGCATCAAAGCCAAATATTATTTGGTATGGGCTGCTTTTGGGGAGCAGAACGCCTGTTTTGGCAATTGGATGGCGTTGTATCAACTTCAGTTGGCTACGCTGGCGGGTATACGCCAAACCCAACGTATGAGGAAGTATGCAGCGGAAAAACCGGACATACCGAAGTCGTCCGAGTCGTGTTTGATGAACGTGTCATATCATTAGATCAGTTGTTGGCTGTTTTTTGGGAAAAACACGACCCAACCCAAGGAATGCGTCAAGGTAACGACCTAGGCACACAATATCGTTCTGCGATTTATACCTATTCACAAGAGCAACAAGATATTGCCGCACTGTCAAAAGCACGCTATCAGCAAGCATTGCAAGAAGATCTGCAAGCGGCCATAACGACCGAAATTAAACCTGCAGGGCCTTATTACTTTGCTGAAACCTACCACCAGCAGTATCTCGCGAAAAACCCAAATGGTTACTGTGGAATTGGTGGCACGGGTGTTTGCTTTCCCCCAAACCTGCAAGACTGA
- a CDS encoding autotransporter assembly complex protein TamA — MIRKAIPIIASLIVFSQSAYANVSLKVKGIDGALEDNVSAYLSSIPEEDYSTSLRFQARLDQSITEALNALGYYHAKISYSIPKDNDELIVNVNPGEPVRIKVMDVVISGEAKEDEEFIRLLEKSPLKVGKVLNQGEYDTLKSSIRNLALQRGYFNGDYTLSRLEVIPDLNQANVRLHYESGIRYHFGSVEITGSQIWEDRVASLRPFKIGQPYLVSEVGEYNQNLSNTDWFSSVFVEPDLTKLDDGRDLPIKVSLAPAAKNQIETGIGYSTDTGVRGTLKWKKPWVSARGHSFDTALSLSKPEQTITAGYKIPLDDVLHEYYQLQFGLKHLDNRDTESLESNLAVERHWLTDGGWHKTLYVRHLYENFSQGLQDDGVQFVLPGASFSRTRTRGGNMPMWGDKQSVTVEYGDPALLSETRVLRLLGRTSWIRGIGENHRGLFRLEGGANITDELEKLSPSLRFFAGGDNNIRGYGYESISPKDASGALTGAKYILTSTLEYQYRVYGNWWGAAFYDIGDAFNKTPEWKSGAGVGIRWASPVGPVSFDFAWGLDAEPEPEFRIHFSLGPEL; from the coding sequence ATGATAAGAAAAGCTATTCCGATAATTGCTAGCCTAATTGTCTTTTCTCAAAGCGCCTATGCCAATGTATCCTTAAAGGTGAAAGGCATTGATGGTGCATTGGAAGATAATGTCAGTGCTTACCTTTCCTCTATTCCTGAAGAAGACTATTCCACGTCTTTACGTTTTCAGGCTCGATTGGATCAAAGTATCACCGAAGCGCTCAATGCGCTCGGCTATTATCATGCGAAAATTTCATACTCTATTCCCAAAGATAATGATGAGTTGATCGTTAACGTCAATCCGGGGGAGCCTGTCCGTATAAAGGTCATGGATGTGGTGATCTCTGGAGAGGCAAAAGAAGATGAAGAGTTTATTCGCCTACTTGAGAAGTCACCTCTCAAAGTCGGCAAGGTGTTGAACCAAGGTGAATACGACACCCTTAAATCGAGCATTCGAAATCTGGCATTACAACGAGGTTATTTCAACGGTGACTATACGTTAAGTCGGCTAGAGGTGATTCCTGATCTCAATCAAGCCAATGTGCGTTTACACTATGAGAGTGGCATTCGCTATCATTTTGGATCGGTAGAAATTACCGGGAGTCAGATCTGGGAAGACCGCGTCGCCTCTTTGCGACCGTTCAAAATTGGCCAGCCTTATCTTGTTTCGGAAGTGGGTGAATACAACCAGAACCTGTCTAATACAGATTGGTTTTCATCGGTATTTGTTGAGCCGGACTTAACCAAACTTGATGATGGTCGAGATTTACCTATCAAAGTTTCATTAGCGCCAGCTGCAAAAAATCAGATTGAAACCGGTATTGGTTATTCTACGGATACCGGTGTCCGTGGCACATTGAAGTGGAAGAAACCATGGGTAAGTGCTCGTGGTCACAGCTTTGATACCGCGCTTTCACTGTCTAAACCCGAGCAAACCATTACCGCGGGCTACAAAATCCCTCTCGACGACGTCTTGCATGAGTACTATCAATTGCAGTTTGGTTTAAAGCATTTGGATAACCGAGATACAGAAAGTTTGGAATCGAATCTTGCGGTAGAACGCCATTGGCTCACCGATGGTGGTTGGCACAAGACACTTTATGTTCGACACCTGTATGAAAACTTTTCACAAGGTTTGCAAGATGACGGCGTGCAATTTGTATTGCCTGGTGCATCCTTTTCTCGCACTCGAACGCGTGGTGGGAATATGCCGATGTGGGGAGATAAACAAAGCGTCACGGTTGAGTACGGGGATCCTGCTTTGTTGTCAGAAACCCGCGTCTTACGTTTGCTGGGTCGCACCTCGTGGATTCGCGGTATTGGTGAAAATCACCGAGGACTGTTCCGTCTTGAAGGGGGCGCGAACATCACTGATGAGCTTGAAAAATTATCTCCATCTTTGCGTTTCTTCGCGGGTGGCGACAACAACATTCGAGGTTACGGTTACGAATCTATTTCCCCGAAAGATGCCAGTGGTGCATTGACCGGTGCGAAATACATTCTAACCAGCACCTTAGAATACCAATATCGAGTTTACGGAAACTGGTGGGGAGCAGCATTTTACGATATCGGTGATGCGTTTAATAAAACACCAGAATGGAAGTCGGGTGCTGGTGTCGGCATTCGCTGGGCTTCCCCGGTAGGTCCTGTCAGTTTTGACTTCGCTTGGGGGTTGGATGCAGAGCCTGAGCCAGAATTTCGTATCCACTTCTCATTGGGGCCTGAACTATGA